Proteins from a single region of Pirellulales bacterium:
- a CDS encoding DUF4253 domain-containing protein yields MNLEEASARLAKLAGRPVRPFATTDFGREKNLAARSVIVTEVDAPRIVDELRREIGPGLIAFVGCTRSLANPPANGCEIVIAIGEDQFDTLRVAQSDAANYDMATEDLVRKLQTYNSKYGIDIFHAETDTIEFRLRSVPMDLPAFCKDLYEFCPDIVDQGVGTVEALEKEVAKSGKVYLWWD; encoded by the coding sequence ATGAATCTCGAGGAAGCGTCCGCGCGGTTGGCGAAACTGGCTGGGCGACCCGTGCGTCCATTCGCGACAACCGATTTTGGGCGCGAGAAGAACCTAGCTGCTCGATCTGTGATCGTAACAGAAGTCGATGCACCAAGAATCGTCGACGAATTGCGACGCGAAATAGGACCGGGACTAATTGCCTTCGTCGGTTGCACGCGATCTCTTGCGAATCCGCCCGCGAACGGATGTGAAATCGTAATCGCGATCGGCGAGGATCAGTTTGATACTCTGCGAGTCGCACAGTCGGATGCGGCGAACTACGACATGGCGACGGAAGACTTGGTGCGAAAGCTTCAAACGTACAACTCCAAGTACGGCATCGACATTTTCCACGCTGAGACGGACACGATCGAGTTCAGGCTCCGGTCCGTACCAATGGATTTGCCGGCTTTCTGTAAAGACTTGTACGAATTCTGTCCGGATATTGTTGATCAGGGAGTCGGAACCGTCGAGGCGCTTGAAAAAGAGGTGGCCAAATCGGGAAAAGTCTACCTCTGGTGGGACTGA